Genomic segment of Streptomyces longhuiensis:
ACCATCAGGACGAGCAGGACCGCGGTCACCGTCGCGATGGACACCAGGTACCACCTGGCCTTGTCATGGAAGTACCGGTCGAACAGCCAGCCGCCGAAGATGGTCGTCGCGAAGCCCACCAGACTCGGGATCGCCGACAGCACCCCGGTCTCGTTCAGCGACAGGTGTCTGGCCTCGAGCAGATAGCTGGGCACCCAGGTGACGAGGCCGTAGCTGAGCATGTTCATCGCGCAGAACAGCACCGCGAACTTCCACACCGCCGAGGATTTGAGTACTTGTCCACGCGAGACTTCGGGCGTCGTCACCGTCGTTCGCGGGAGCCGGCTGAGCCGGTCCGGCAACGCCTTGGGCAGGAGCGCCCACAGACCGATGCCGATGGCCGCGCCGCAACCCGCCATCCACAGGAAGGTGTGCCGCCAGCCGATGCCCGTCAGCAGCGGGGCGACGAGCAGGGGCGCAAGGCCGGCGATCCCACTGGCGGACAGCATCACACTCGTGGCGGTCCCCCGTCTCTCCGGTGTCGTCCGTTCCGCGATGGCTTTGAACGACGCCGCCGGGAAGGCGCCCTGACAGGCACCGAACAGGCCACGGAACAGCAGGAGCAGACCGAAGGTGCCGGCCATCCCGGTCAGCGCGGTGAACAGCGACCACAGCAAAAGCGTGATCAGCATCGGTCTGCGGGAGCCGTACCGGTCGGCCAGGTAGCCTGCCGGTATCTGGCAGATCATGTAGACCAGCGCGAAGACGGTGACCAGCGAGCCCTGCGCGGTCTTGCCGAGATGGAACTCCTCTCCGATCGACGGCAGAGCCATGCTGATGGAGAAGCGGTCGATGTAGTCGATCGACCAGGCGCACAGCATGACCACCATCGTGATCGTTGCTGTCCGGTTGACGCGCTTAGGTGTCCAGGTGTCCTCGGTGACCACCGCGGTCATGGTTACCTCCGTACGGCTGCGTCGGGTTTGATGGCCCATCCTGGACATCAGGTGACGCAGCGGGTTCGTGGAGTTCCACAAACCTTGAGGTGGTGTTCGGGCGAGGCGGACGAACGTTGTCCCGTTGCGGTGTCCGGCTTCTACTCGCAGTGGTGGGCCGGGTGGAGCCGGAGTTGCAGCATCGCCGCGAACCGCTCACCGGGGTCGTCCAGATTGATCTCACCGACCTCCGCGACCCGTCGCAGCCGGTACCGGAAAGTGTTGGGGTGCACGTAGGCCGCGGCGGACGCGGCGGCCACGTCACCGAAGGCGTCCAGCCAGCACGAGAGTGTGTGGACGAGCTGCGACTGGTGGCGGGCGTCGTAGTCGAGCAGGCGGGCGACGGGCCCGGTCGCCACGTCCCCGCGCGCGGCGGCCAGATCGGCGAGGTCCAGCATGAGTGCGTCGACGTGGACCTCCTCCGCCGTGGCCACGCGCCGGGCGCCCCCGTGGGCGAGCAGCACTCTCAGTGCCCGGTCCGCGCCGTCACGCGAGCGGCTGAGCACGGAGCCGTCGAGAGCGGGCGGGCCGATGCCGATCGCCGCGTCCACGCGCTGCCCGGTGCGTTCGAGGAAGGTCGACGCGACGCGGATCGACCGTTCCTGGCAGTCCGCCTGGCTCCCCGGCATCGGCACGATGCCGTAGGCCACGTCGCCCACCAGTGCCACGGCCGAGCGCGCCTGGACCGCACTCAGGTGCATGGCCAGCGCGTCCGCGACCCGCTGGCGGTCCGCGACCCGGCGCAGACCGTCCTCCGTCGACGGATCGGCGTCCGAACCGCCGAACAGCCCCAGGGCCAGAACGATCGCGGGCTGTCCCACGAGCCCGAGCCGCGCAATCGCCTCCGGTGCTCCCTTGCCGCCTTCGAGTGCGGTGCTCACCAGGTCGGCCCGCAGTCGGCGTTCGACGTCGGCGCCCGCGCGCAGACGCAGCATGTGGAGTGCGACCAGCTTGCCGGCGTCGATCAGGGCCTGCGTCCGCTCCTTGGACAAGGGCCCGGGCACGGCCGCCCAGATCGAGCCGAGGATCTCGTCGCCGGCCCGTACCGCGAGCGCCACCCGGGGCACGGTCATCGACTCGTCGTGGAGCGGATCGACGTACACGGGCGCATGGCCGCGATGAAGTCGGTCGAAGACGCCGTTGCGCGCCAGGCCGAGGGTGAACCGTTCCGGGACCTGGCGGCCCAGGATCGTCTCCACGCGGGACTGGTCGGCCTCGTCCTGGCGGCCGGAGAAGGCGAGCACCCGTGAGCTGCGGTCCTCGATGGTGACCGGCGCGTCCAGCAGCGCGGCCACGGCATTGGCCAGCGCGAACAGATCGCCGGACGGCATGCCGCCCAGCGTCTGCGGTGAGATGTCGCCGATGTCTCCCTCGACGAGCAGGGTGCGGAGCATGGCGGCGACCTGCGCCCAGGAGGCTCCGCGGGTGAGTCCGAGCAGGGCGACGCCGGACTCGTCGGCGGCCCGCCGGATTTCCACGGTCGCTGTGAACGGTGACCGGACGACGAGCGCCGCCGCGCCCTTGCGGCCGAGGTCGTACAGGAGGCGGACCACGTCGTCCGGTTCGTGGATCCCCACACCGAGGACGACGGCCTGCGCGGGGAACTGCGCCTCGTCGAGCGGGTCGTGGATGACTACGCCGCTCAGTTGCCGGCGCGTGCTCCCGCCGCCGGCGATCGACTCCAGCAACACGTCCCCGAGGTCCTCGAGAACGCGCGCCAGGCTTGTGTGTGGCTTGCCAGACGTCGGTGTCAGCACCGCACAAAGGTAACTCCGGTCGCACCGGAACCTGTTGGTCCGATCCGACCGGATTTCACGGCGAATTCGTCGCGTACTACGAACCGAGCCACACCGTCGAGGTGGTGACCTCCGCCAGTAGGTCGGGAATCGGCGTGACACCGAGACCCGGCCCCTGGGGCACCGGCAAGTGTCCGTCCTGCAGGACGAACGGTTCGGTGATGTCGGTCTTGTAGAACCGGTCCGACGCCGAGGTGTCTCCGGGCAGGGTGAACCCGGGCAGCGAGGCGAGCGCGACGTTGGCCGCCCGCCCGAGCCCGGTCTCGATCATGCCACCGCACCACACGGGGATCCCGTGGGCGGCGCAGACGTCGTGCACCCGCCGTGCCTCGAGGTATCCGCCGACCCGGCCGGGCTTGATGTTCACGATGCGACAGGCGCCGAGCGTGATCGCGTCGGCAGCAGAACGGGCGGACACGATCGACTCGTCGAGGCAGACCGGCGTGCGGATGCGACGAGCCAGCTCGGCGTGGCCCAGGAGGTCCTCCTCGTCCAGGGGCTGCTCGATGAGAAGGAGCTCGAAGGGGTCCAGACGGGCGAGCTGGGACACGTCGGACAGGGTGTACGCCGTGTTGGCGTCGACCTGAAGCAGCACATCGTCGCCGAAGCGCTCCCTCACCGCTCGCACCGGCTCGACGTCCCAACCGGGTTCGATCTTCAGCTTGATCCGCACATAGCCGGCGTCGAGATAGCCGCCTACGACGTCCAGGAGTTGGGGTACTGAGTCCATGATGCCGACCGAGACCCCGCATGGAACGGAGTCCCGTGTGGACCCGAGCGCGGCGGCGAAGGACAGGTCGTGCGCTCGCAGTTCGGCGTCGAGCACGGCCATTTCGAGCGCGGCCTTCGCCATCCGGTGACCCTTGAATCTGGCCAAAAGGGGCGCGACTCGGCTCGCGGTGACCTCACCCACCTCCATCAGGGCCGGGACCAGGAAGTTCCGCAGCACGTGTTCGGCGCCGTCGACGTATTCCGAGGAGTAGAGCGGCCCTCCCATGGTGACGCACTCGCCCCAGCCCTCACCGTTCGGCGTCACGACGCGTACGAGCAGCAGTTCCCGTACGTTCTGCGTACCGAACGACGTCCGGAACGGTGCCACCAACGGCATCTGGACACGCAGAAGTTCCACACCACTGGGCTTCATGACGACTTCTCCCTTGAGACCACGTACCATCCGGCACGATCGAATCCGATGACCCTGGCTTCCTCCGCCATCAGGCCTCCCAACACCTCCCGCAGCGCCACGCGCCACGCCTGGCCCTGACTCGGGTCCGTACGCCGGAGTGTCTCGATGTCCGGCGGCACGCCGACCAGCACGACCGGTCCGTCCGCCACTGCGGTCAGCGGTCCCCCGTCAGGTGCGACCGACAGGGCGGCTGCCGCACCGCGCTCTCGCAGCGCGGCGGCGTCGAGCCGGGCGGGCTCGCCGAGCGAAGCGGCGGAGGCCGCCGGGCCCGGAAGGTTCCAACGGACCATCAGCCGGTCGGTGTCACCGGCGCCGTTGATGCCATCGCGCATCGGCCCGTAGAAGTCGGGCAGGTAGCGCGCCGGATCGGCGCCGAGCTTGGCCAGGTTGAAATGCGCGTTCCGCCGCACCAGGGGATCGAAAGTCCAGGTGATCAGCGAGACGTGCTGGCGCAACGCCCAGGCGCGCTGGTGCAGTTTGAGGGCAAACCCGATCCCCCGGCCGAGACCTCGCGGCGCGACCCCGGCGATGTGGCTGTGCAGGCTCGCCTTGGCCGGGCTGCCGAAGAAGCCGAGGCAGGCTCCCAGAAGCTCGTCTCCTTCATACGCCCCCGCGACGTAGTTCCCTGCCGCGGCCATCGCCCGCAGCAGCTCGGTCGTCACCGGTTGGGCACCGGCGCCCGGCTGCCAGATCGAGGCGAAGAGCCGGCAGACCTCGGTCAGGTCCGACACCTCGGTCAGGGCCCGGATGTCCACATGTGAGGCGGCGGCCGCGGCGGACGCGGCGCCCAGCGCGGCTGCGCTCACGGCCGGGGAAACCAGACCTGACTCATGTGTCGCAAGATCGGTCACGGGACTGTCCTTTCCGGGCTTACCGGGCGGGCCACCGTGGTGCCGCACCAGGGTGGTCCGCCGCGTTCGTCGTGGCGCACGGAGCTCATTTCGCCAACACGGCGTCGATCAGGGCGGTCAGCAGGGCGGTGCGCCTCGGCAGTTCGGCGACGACGACGTGTTCGTCGTCCGCGTGC
This window contains:
- a CDS encoding MFS transporter, with the protein product MTAVVTEDTWTPKRVNRTATITMVVMLCAWSIDYIDRFSISMALPSIGEEFHLGKTAQGSLVTVFALVYMICQIPAGYLADRYGSRRPMLITLLLWSLFTALTGMAGTFGLLLLFRGLFGACQGAFPAASFKAIAERTTPERRGTATSVMLSASGIAGLAPLLVAPLLTGIGWRHTFLWMAGCGAAIGIGLWALLPKALPDRLSRLPRTTVTTPEVSRGQVLKSSAVWKFAVLFCAMNMLSYGLVTWVPSYLLEARHLSLNETGVLSAIPSLVGFATTIFGGWLFDRYFHDKARWYLVSIATVTAVLLVLMVSADSAVTFTLYETLAVGVFGMATMCVFGLPLRVLPTAVAGLGSGMTNFGGQVAGVIAPLAMGWLADAFSYTAAFGFLICTTLLTAVIAFWVPQRAEQFNFPPTATK
- a CDS encoding PucR family transcriptional regulator; translated protein: MLLESIAGGGSTRRQLSGVVIHDPLDEAQFPAQAVVLGVGIHEPDDVVRLLYDLGRKGAAALVVRSPFTATVEIRRAADESGVALLGLTRGASWAQVAAMLRTLLVEGDIGDISPQTLGGMPSGDLFALANAVAALLDAPVTIEDRSSRVLAFSGRQDEADQSRVETILGRQVPERFTLGLARNGVFDRLHRGHAPVYVDPLHDESMTVPRVALAVRAGDEILGSIWAAVPGPLSKERTQALIDAGKLVALHMLRLRAGADVERRLRADLVSTALEGGKGAPEAIARLGLVGQPAIVLALGLFGGSDADPSTEDGLRRVADRQRVADALAMHLSAVQARSAVALVGDVAYGIVPMPGSQADCQERSIRVASTFLERTGQRVDAAIGIGPPALDGSVLSRSRDGADRALRVLLAHGGARRVATAEEVHVDALMLDLADLAAARGDVATGPVARLLDYDARHQSQLVHTLSCWLDAFGDVAAASAAAYVHPNTFRYRLRRVAEVGEINLDDPGERFAAMLQLRLHPAHHCE
- the menC gene encoding o-succinylbenzoate synthase; the protein is MKPSGVELLRVQMPLVAPFRTSFGTQNVRELLLVRVVTPNGEGWGECVTMGGPLYSSEYVDGAEHVLRNFLVPALMEVGEVTASRVAPLLARFKGHRMAKAALEMAVLDAELRAHDLSFAAALGSTRDSVPCGVSVGIMDSVPQLLDVVGGYLDAGYVRIKLKIEPGWDVEPVRAVRERFGDDVLLQVDANTAYTLSDVSQLARLDPFELLLIEQPLDEEDLLGHAELARRIRTPVCLDESIVSARSAADAITLGACRIVNIKPGRVGGYLEARRVHDVCAAHGIPVWCGGMIETGLGRAANVALASLPGFTLPGDTSASDRFYKTDITEPFVLQDGHLPVPQGPGLGVTPIPDLLAEVTTSTVWLGS
- a CDS encoding GNAT family N-acetyltransferase; the encoded protein is MDIRALTEVSDLTEVCRLFASIWQPGAGAQPVTTELLRAMAAAGNYVAGAYEGDELLGACLGFFGSPAKASLHSHIAGVAPRGLGRGIGFALKLHQRAWALRQHVSLITWTFDPLVRRNAHFNLAKLGADPARYLPDFYGPMRDGINGAGDTDRLMVRWNLPGPAASAASLGEPARLDAAALRERGAAAALSVAPDGGPLTAVADGPVVLVGVPPDIETLRRTDPSQGQAWRVALREVLGGLMAEEARVIGFDRAGWYVVSREKSS